In Spinacia oleracea cultivar Varoflay chromosome 5, BTI_SOV_V1, whole genome shotgun sequence, a single window of DNA contains:
- the LOC130461723 gene encoding uncharacterized protein, with protein sequence MDKSWIDLPTGHHENIDGCMEFIEFAKQDLVEGKIRCPCKNCKVEKWFSVNEVERHILFKGFYKPYKDWIFHGKGDTFQRMFESDGGITSEGSLDNQSGFVGRDNMGGLLRSAFSVNMPPNCPNLEAREDDEWIEEPVAYDTDVEYDYSTIEEDVTYKKLLEASEEKLYEGCINFSKLSFLLHLFHLKCINHWSIESFNMLLKLILDAFPQILDFPSSYYYSKKMIKDLGLGYEKIDACPNNCMLYWGEFLKKDKCHVCGTSRWKKTKDRGNVVSDQGTDTCKKGVPAKVMRYFPLIPRLKIIYMSSETSEDMRWHDTERLGEDDKKILRHPSDGLAWKAFDERHSDFALDPRSVRLDLASDGFNPYRLMNTTYSTWPVMLIPYNLPPWLCMKPSSFILSTLIPGKSGPGNDIDVYLQPLVHELKLLWTGVEAFDAFAGEKFNLRAALLWTINDFPGYAMLSGLSTKGYNACPICLDSTPSDRFGSKICYCSYRKWLPADHPFRCQGDKFCEKFGTNEWGKAPSRPSGTDILRQQEKVKHVYGKSKAPPKKRQRGHDDDDEVQDESDFGTKRSIFFDLVYWEHNLLRHNLDVMHIEKNVSENILGTLLSMDKSRDSRNDREALEAWRIKSHLWLSTNPNGGECMPPASYSMSTEEKERFLNVLQKIKVPDGYGSNLSSCVNMKQRKLMNLKSHENHVLMQDILPVALRASKATKVIDLLARLSSFFKKLCSTTIDPDDLDGLQNEIILTLCELEKEFLPSFFTIMVHLLIHLVEEVKLGGPVQYRWMYPIERYLSHLKSHVTNKAQPEGSIAEGFLLEETIRFCSRYLQGVKTIFNIPERMDDDIPNPNDYLFNSGGRVIGKKVHYIDATTEDGKPRKALAGGLHSYGRKLKGYIINGYKFLSTDRDSRLLTQNSGIMVEADGDAYYGKVKDIYELDYYGDYKVVLFRCDWVDIHRGVKAYPNGGVCVNFSKLMHSGQLLQDDPFVFSSQAKQVFYIEDEIQKGWLHVVKNKPRDVFDLGDSLPVEEEGGTN encoded by the exons ATGGATAAAAGTTGGATCGATCTACCCACTGGTCATCATGAAAATATCGACGGTTGTATGGAATTTATTGAGTTTGCCAAGCAAGATCTAGTCGAAGGAAAAATTAGATGTCCATGTAAGAACTGTAAGGTAGAGAAATGGTTCTCCGTAAATGAAGTGGAGAGGCATATTTTGTTTAAGGGATTTTATAAGCCATATAAGGATTGGATTTTTCATGGTAAAGGGGATACGTTTCAGCGTAtgtttgagagtgatggagggaTTACTAGTGAAGGTTCCCTTGATAACCAAAGTGGGTTTGTAGGTCGAGATAATATGGGAGGGCTATTAAGATCAGCATTTAGTGTTAATATGCCTCCCAATTGCCCAAATTTAGAAGCACGAGAGGATGATGAATGGATTGAGGAGCCCGTGGCCTATGACACAGATGTAGAATATGATTATTCTACAATAGAAGAAGATGTGACATATAAGAAGTTGCTTGAAGCTTCTGAGGAGAAATTGTACGAGGGGTGTATCAATTTTTcaaagttatcttttctgttaCACTTGTTTCACTTGAAGTGTATTAATCACTGGTCCATAGAATCTTTCAATATGTTGTTGAAGCTAATTCTAGATGCATTTCCTCAAATACTTGATTTTCCCTCTTCTTATTATTACAGtaagaaaatgataaaagaCTTGGGCCTTGGGTATGAAAAGATTGATGCTTGTCCGAATAATTGCATGTTGTATTGGGGTGAATTTTTAAAGAAAGACAAGTGTCATGTTTGTGGTACATCGAGGTGGAAGAAAACTAAGGATAGGGGCAACGTTGTAAGTGATCAAGGTACGGATACTTGTAAGAAAGGTGTGCCAGCTAAGGTAATGCGATATTTCCCTCTTATACCGAGACTAAAAATAATCTACATGTCATCAGAAACATCAGAAGATATGAGATGGCATGATACAGAGCGATTGGGTGAAGATGATAAGAAGATTTTAAGGCATCCTTCAGATGGCTTAGCATGGAAGGCATTTGATGAGCGTCACAGTGATTTTGCATTAGACCCTCGTAGTGTTCGATTAGATcttgcgagtgatggttttaatCCTTACCGTTTAATGAACACCACTTATAGTACGTGGCCAGTGATGTTGATTCCTTATAATCTTCCACCATGGTTATGTATGAAACCGTCTTCTTTCATTCTGTCCACGCTTATTCCTGGAAAATCAGGTCCCGGAAATGATATTGACGTGTATCTGCAGCCATTAGTGCATGAATTGAAATTGCTGTGGACAGGGGTTGAAGCTTTTGATGCTTTTGCCGGAGAGAAATTTAATTTGCGTGCGGCTTTGCTTTGGACTATTAATGACTTTCCCGGCTATGCAATGCTCTCTGGTTTGAGCACAAAAGGTTACAATGCATGTCCTATATGCTTAGATTCCACGCCTTCTGATAGATTTGGGAGCAAGATTTGCTATTGTAGCTATAGAAAATGGTTACCTGCAGATCACCCATTTCGATGTCAAGGTGACAAGTTTTGTGAGAAGTTTGGAACTAATGAGTGGGGTAAAGCCCCATCTCGTCCTAGCGGCACTGATATATTGAGGCAGCAAGAAAAGGTGAAGCATGTTTACGGAAAGTCGAAGGCACCACCGAAAAAGAGGCAAAGAGGACACGATGATGACGATGAAGTCCAAGATGAAAGTGACTTTGGTACCAAGAGAAGCATATTCTTTGATTTGGTGTATTGGGAGCATAATCTTCTAAGGCATAATTTAGATGtgatgcacattgagaaaaacgTGTCTGAGAATATTTTGGGAACTCTTCTTAGTATGGATAAGAGTAGAGATAGTAGGAATGATCGAGAAGCCCTTGAAGCATGGAGAATAAAGTCTCACCTTTGGCTGAGTACTAATCCTAACGGAGGTGAATGCATGCCTCCGGCTTCCTATTCTATGTCTACGGAGGAGAAGGAGAGGTTCCTAAATGTTTTGCAGAAAATTAAAGTTCCTGATGGATATGGATCCAACCTTTCTAGTTGTGTGAATATGAAGCAAAGGAAGTTGATGAACCTCAAAAGTCATGAAAACCATGTTCTAATGCAGGATATCCTTCCCGTTGCCTTAAGGGCCTCTAAAGCTACAAAAGTAATTGACTTGTTGGCTAGATTGTCTTCCTTTTTCAAGAAGTTGTGCTCTACAACTATTGATCCAGATGATTTAGATGGTCttcaaaatgaaattattttaacTCTTTGTGAGTTGGAAAAGGAGTTTCTGCCTTCATTTTTCACAATCATGGTCCATTTGTTGATTCACTTAGTGGAGGAGGTTAAACTTGGTGGACCAGTGCAATACAGATGGATGTATCCCATTGAAAG GTACTTGTCCCATTTGAAATCACATGTAACCAATAAAGCCCAACCTGAAGGATCTATTGCAGAAGGCTTCCTTTTAGAGGAGACAATTAGGTTTTGTTCGAGATATCTTCAAGGTGTTAAGACCATTTTCAACATACCTGAAAGGATGGATGATGACATTCCAAATCCCAATGATTACTTGTTTAATTCTGGTGGTCGAGTTATTGGGAAGAAG GTACATTACATAGATGCAACCACCGAAGATGGGAAACCAAGAAAAGCTTTGGCGGGTGGTTTGCATTCTTATGgtagaaaattaaaaggataCATAATCAATGGATACAAATTCCTTTCCACGGATCGCGATTCtcgtcttttgacacaaaattctGGAATTATGGTCGAAGCGGATGGAGATGCCTACTATGGAAAAGTGAAAGATATCTATGAATTAGATTATTACGGAGATTACAAAGTTGTATTGTTTCGTTGTGATTGGGTAGACATTCATAGGGGTGTAAAAGCATATCCAAATGGCGGAGTATGTGTCAATTTCTCTAAATTGATGCATTCTGGACAATTGTTGCAAGATGATCCATTTGTATTCTCATCTCAAGCAAAACAAGTTTTTTACATAGAAGATGAGATACAAAAGGGATGGTTGCATGTTGTTAAGAACAAGCCTAGAGATGTGTTTGATTTAGGGGATTCTTTACCAGTAGAGGAAGAGGGTGGGACCAATTGA